GCGGGCATTACGCCCGACTATGTCGCCGGACATAGTCTGGGCGAATACAGCGCGCTCGTCGCAGCGGGCGTGCTTGAGTTCGAGGACGCGGTCCGCACCGTGCGGGCCCGCGGCGAGTTCATGGAACAGGCCGTCCCTGGCGGCCTGGGCGCAATGGCGGCCGTGCTCGGAGCCGAGCGCGAAGCGCTGGCGGAGCTTTGCTCGGCCATCACGGCAGGCGGCTCCGTCGTGGAGCTCGCCAATGTGAACTGCCCGGGACAGATTGTCGTCTCAGGCAGTAAGGAAGGCGTTGCCGCGGTCGCAGAGCGCGGCAAGGAGATCGGCGCGAAGCGCGTCATTCCGCTCGAAGTGAGCGGGCCTTTCCATTCTTCGCTGATGAAGCCCGCATCCGAGCGCTTGGCAGATGTGCTCGCTGGACTAAACATGAGTGAAGCTTCGATGCCTGTCGTAGCCAATGTGACCGCTCAGCCGGTAACGCAGCCTGACGACATTCGCCGCCTGCTTGTGGAGCAAGTATATTCCCCGGTATTATGGGAAGATACGATTACCTACTTGATCGCGCAAGGCGTGGATACATTCATTGAGCTTGGCTCGGGGACCGTGCTTGCAGGTCTGATCAAAAAAGTGGACCGCAGCGTGAAAGCCGTATCGCTGGGCAGCCTGGATGCGTTGGAGAAATTCTTGCAGGAAGCTCATGCGTAAACAACTTCTTTCTATATAAT
This genomic window from Paenibacillus hexagrammi contains:
- the fabD gene encoding ACP S-malonyltransferase, whose translation is MGKIAFVFPGQGSQSVGMGQDLYQQHPAAKAYFDRADEALGFKLSDLIFQGPEQELKITYHTQPALLTTSIACLEAFKAAGITPDYVAGHSLGEYSALVAAGVLEFEDAVRTVRARGEFMEQAVPGGLGAMAAVLGAEREALAELCSAITAGGSVVELANVNCPGQIVVSGSKEGVAAVAERGKEIGAKRVIPLEVSGPFHSSLMKPASERLADVLAGLNMSEASMPVVANVTAQPVTQPDDIRRLLVEQVYSPVLWEDTITYLIAQGVDTFIELGSGTVLAGLIKKVDRSVKAVSLGSLDALEKFLQEAHA